Proteins encoded together in one Pseudomonadota bacterium window:
- a CDS encoding GAF domain-containing protein: MAAERADALAGRYARIEAQLGELFEKAADPVARMATAAALLHHKMPHFFWTGFYFLRGGDLIVGPYQGPLACAVLRPRGSGVCWACAERGAPVVVPDVHAFAGHIACDSRAESEVVVPVRDRDGNLAAVLDVDGERKNAFGGADVDGLVRIAARIYGD, from the coding sequence ATGGCCGCTGAGCGGGCCGACGCGCTCGCGGGGAGGTACGCCCGGATCGAGGCGCAGCTCGGCGAGCTGTTCGAGAAGGCCGCCGACCCCGTCGCGCGCATGGCCACGGCCGCCGCGCTCCTTCACCACAAGATGCCGCACTTCTTCTGGACCGGCTTCTACTTCCTGCGGGGCGGCGACCTGATCGTCGGGCCGTACCAGGGGCCGCTCGCCTGCGCCGTCCTTCGGCCGCGGGGCTCGGGCGTCTGCTGGGCGTGCGCCGAGCGCGGGGCGCCGGTCGTCGTCCCGGACGTGCACGCGTTCGCGGGGCACATCGCTTGCGACTCCCGAGCCGAGAGCGAGGTGGTCGTGCCGGTCCGGGATCGCGACGGGAACCTTGCGGCCGTCCTCGACGTGGACGGCGAGCGGAAGAACGCGTTCGGCGGGGCGGACGTGGACGGGCTCGTCCGGATCGCGGCGCGGATCTACGGGGACTGA